A window of Gadus chalcogrammus isolate NIFS_2021 chromosome 16, NIFS_Gcha_1.0, whole genome shotgun sequence contains these coding sequences:
- the LOC130406272 gene encoding P2Y purinoceptor 3-like: MPTTTHLSTESSFLGLLPFSSFYLGLELEPTVSSALEGLASVDSNVSRPSSPRCTYKEDFKRILLPAVYSLVFLIGLPLNSAVILKIWRLRPNLSRNNIYMLNLAMADFLYVMSLPLLIYNYASHDYWPFGELACKMVRFQFYSNMHGSIFFLTCISLQRYVGICHPLASWHKEGGRRLAWIVCFGVWLVVAILCAPTFHFAATGTQRNRTVCYDMSRPDRSLDYYPYGMALTCLGFVLPFLAVTACYCRMALLLCRPAAYQGVSGSAAASEKRDKAVRMIVVVVVVFAVSFLPFHLTKTLYLLVRTLPGAPCATRNLFSVVYKCTRPFASMNSVLDPILFYFTQPRYRQSTRRLLRRVTMLKDKGTSV; encoded by the exons atgcccaccaccacacacctatCCACGGAGTCCTCCTTCCTGGGTCTCCTTCCCTTCTCCAGCTTCTACCTGGGTCTGGAGCTGGAGCCCACAGTGTCCTCTGCGTTGGAGGGCCTGGCGTCGGTCGACAGCAACGTCAGTCGGCCGAGCAGCCCGCGGTGCACCTACAAGGAGGACTTCAAGCGCATCCTTCTTCCTGCCGTCTACAGCCTCGTCTTCCTCATCGGCCTGCCTCTGAACTCGGCCGTCATTCTGAAGATATGGAGGCTGCGCCCCAACCTGTCACGCaacaacatctacatgctcaaCCTGGCCATGGCAGACTTCCTGTacgtgatgtcacttcctctgCTGATATACAACTATGCCAGCCATGACTATTGGCCCTTTGGTGAGCTTGCCTGCAAAATGGTCCGCTTCCAGTTCTACAG CAACATGCACGGGAGCATCTTCTTCCTCACCTGCATCAGCCTGCAGAGGTACGTGGGCATCTGCCACCCCCTGGCCAGCTGGCACAAGGAGGGCGGCCGGCGGCTGGCCTGGATCGTCTGCTTCGGGGTGTGGCTGGTGGTGGCCATCCTCTGCGCCCCCACCTTCCACTTCGCCGCCACGGGCACCCAGAGGAACCGCACCGTGTGCTACGACATGAGCCGGCCCGACCGCTCCCTCGACTACTACCCCTACGGCATGGCGCTCACCTGCCTGGGCTTCGTGCTGCCCTTCCTGGCCGTGACGGCGTGCTACTGCCGCATGGCCCTGCTCCTCTGCCGGCCCGCCGCCTACCAGGGCGTGTCGGGCTCGGCGGCGGCGAGCGAGAAGCGGGACAAGGCGGTGCGCATgatcgtggtggtggtggtggtgttcgcCGTCAGCTTCCTGCCCTTCCACCTCACCAAGACACTGTACCTGCTGGTGCGCACGCTGCCCGGCGCGCCCTGCGCCACGCGCAACCTCTTCTCCGTGGTGTACAAGTGCACGCGGCCCTTCGCCAGCATGAACAGCGTGCTGGACCCCATCCTCTTCTACTTCACCCAGCCGCGCTACCGCCAGAGCACCCGCCGGCTGCTGCGCAGGGTCACCATGCTCAAGGACAAGGGCACCAGCGTGTGA